The Candidatus Nitrosoglobus terrae genome segment TAAAGATCGAACTTTAGAGACTATTAGTCATTCATTTTATTAGTATTAATAATTTTTGCTACTTTACTTAAGGTGTTGCTATTTTATCAATTAGAGTTTTGTTGTTACTAATTTAACTTCAATAATTGAGTAGTATGTTTACTACTAAGTTTAGTACCTTTTTATCAGAATATAACCCTAATGCAGAGCCAATCTTACCTCCAGCTGCAATTGATAATACAGCAACGCCAACCGCAATATTCCGTGCTGACTTAATTATTCTTGGCGCGTCATTAAAGCCATAGTTAGCTAACTTCTGTATGATTCTACTTATGGCCGGGTTAATAGCTGATAATTCTGGTCGCTTCTTTATTTCTAATTGAGCATTTTTTATCATAGCGGTAATCTCAATTCCATTACTAATTCCTAAATCCTTATTCAAAGACTGGCCTGTTGGATCTTTTTTCAGTAACGCATAAATTTTCTGAATACCTTTATCTTTACTGACCACTTCAGGTAACTGAATACCGGCTTGTAATCCAGCTGCAAGGCTTATGCTATTTTGAGAGTTCAGCAACAATATTCTCTTAGTATCATTTTCTTCAAATATATGGGGGGCAATATTAGGATCTAGTTTAGGTAGTTCAGGTTTAATAGGTGCTGATTGATTTAAAGCAGGATTATCTGATTGAGAAGTGCTAAAAGCGTAATTTTGTCTCTGATCTTCTCGTTTTTGAGCAGGAAGCATAGTTGCCATTTCTTGAGTACTTTCTGTAGTAATGGCTTGCTGTGCCTCACTTTTAATTGGAGAGTTACTAGTAGACAACGCGTATTGTTCCTGTTCCATCTCTATAGCTTCAATGAGCTGGCTAATACTAGCAATAATACAAATACTCGAAATTTTAAGTAAATTCATGCTCTGATTCCTAAGATATAGCAAGATCTGATGCGCTCGTTTATGAGTTTATCGGTAGATCTAGGCCATATCTAAATGGAAAAAAAGAGTATTACCTTGATTTATTAGATCTTCAGGCTTTTTTAATGATTTCCTTATAATTAACTGCTCTCGTGTGAGGAGAAATACCCCATGGCCGCCGTGCTCAAATGCCAGCCAAGTAAAGGGGATTTCAGGTAATGCTTGGATGAGGGCATCTATCGTTGCCTGATGATGCTATGCTGAAGAGTAAGTAGGCTATCACATTTTTATGATTTTTCTTATCTATTTTATTCTTGATAATAAACTAATATATATGAAAGGATTACACTGCAATTATCATCCTTTTTATCAGTACTAATTAAACAAATTCAAGCGAAAAGGAGATTACCGTGAAAAAGATTTTTGCGTTATCGAGAAAGCAGTTGTTGTTTTTTATTGTAGTGTTAGGTTTATTCATTGCAATTTTATCCACCCGTACACTAATTCCAGGAACCGATGCCGATACCGATCGCGGTGCGGCTACAGTTAAGCAAGATTCTGTTTGGTGATAGCTATAAAACGGTTAAATATCTCGATCAAGGTTGGAACGTTTCCGATAGCCTGTGGTTTTACACGATTACGCAGGGTTCTGACCTAATGCCCTACGATTTCTTTATGGTGCTGGAAAAGACGGGAGAAACTAAGCTTTTCCGCTCAAACGAGAACATGAATTTTTATCGCTACCTACCCCAGAAAGCGACTTCCACCAATCCGGATGCATTGCCAGTTGGCTGGGTTAAGGATGATTATAGAGGCAAGGAATACATCGGCCTGACTTGCGCTGCCTGCCATACTGGACAAATCAATTATAATGGTGTTGGTATCCGCATCGATGGCGGTCCGGCCAGCGCGGATATGGAAAAGATCATGGAAGGACTCTCGGCAGCATTGAAATACGTGCGTAAGCATGAAGAAGCCAGAGTCCGGTTTGTCAAGGATGTGTTGGCGCGTGGCAATTACAAATCAGAGGGTGAAGTATTATCTAGAGAAATATGAACTGCGTCTTACCAGCTATACAATCATTAACCACAGTCCAACACCCTACGGTTATGCGCGACTAGATGCTTTTGGACGCATTTATAATCGCGTGCTCGAATATCTCATTAACGAAAGAGAGTTAGACAATTTATTGCGCGACCGCCGCATCGTGGGTGACGACGGTATACCGGATAAAAAACTTAACAAGATTCTGACAGATATGGGGAAGATTGTGACTGGCGATCAGCGTGACCGCGTGATGGAACGTCTGGCGCAGAATTTGACCATGCAGCAATTAGAGCAGTTGCGCAAAGCGTTATTCAATCCAGCGGATGCGCCTGTTAGCTATCCTTTTCTATGGGATATCCCGCAACATGATTATGTGCAATGGAACGGTCTGGCTGCCAACGCTGGGCTAGGGCCGGTCGGACGCAATACCGGTGAAGTGATTGGCGTATTCGGTACACTGGATTGGCATGAGGCGAAAAAGGCAAACCTTTCCACGCTGATTGGCGGACAAAATACCCGTACGAAAATCAGCTTTGATTCTTCGGTAAATGTGCACAATCTGCGCGAAACTGAATTTCATCTGCAAAAATTGCAGTCTCCACAATGGCCGGAAGATATTTTAGGCGCTATTGACAGGGGACGCGCATCGCGAGGTCTATCTTTGTTTAATGAGTACTGCGCTGGCTGTCATGCAAATATTGTTCGCGATGATCTAGGCCGCCGTATTATTGCGAATATGTCTAGGGTCAGCGATGTTGGCACCGATCCGGTGATGGCCGAGAACGGTTTCAGCTATACTGGATACTCTGGAATACTGCGTGACCAATATGTCAATCTCGGTGTTGGTAGCATCTTACTGGATCAGAAAGTACCGGTAGCTGCTTTGTTGACCAAGGCGACTTTGAACGTGGTCGCAACGCCGGATCCTGATAAGCTGTTTTTTCAGCGCTGGTTTGATTGGGTTATCGATATTGTTAAGGCGTATTCCAGCAATGAAATTAAACCATCGATCAAACATGGCAATTATGATCCGGATACGACCGCAAAACCGCTGGCTTCGTTGAATGCCTACAAAGCGCGATCACTGAACGGTATTTGGGCGACGGCTCCGTATTTGCATAACGGCTCAGTACCGACACTGTACGATTTATTATTACCTAAGAAACGTGCAGGCGATCCGGAAGACGGTGAGTACCGTCCGGATCAATTTAAGGTTGGGTCGCGTGAATTTGATTCGGTAAAGGTGGGTTTGAAGAGCAGCGGGTATCAGGGCTATAAATTCGATACTCAGTTAAAAGGTAATAGCAATGCGGGGCATGAATATGCAGCTGGTAAAACGAAGCAGTTGAATGGAGAAACTCTAAAACCGCTGACTAAGGAAGAGCGGCTGGATTTGCTGGAATATCTTAAGACTCTGTAATTTATTATGAGCAATTAGCCATCATTAATGATTAATGAATGAGAGGGGAGTAATGAAATGAGTGCAAGTTATCTTGAACGGTATGATGCGGCCCCCGATGCAGAAAAATTTCCGCTGGTACGGCGCTAGATAGATACGGAACCGTTGCCATTTTTTAAGGAACTGCGTGCCAACCGCCCGATCTTAGTAACGCCGGACTGCACGCTGGTCACCCGCTTTGACGATGTCAGAGAAATCTTAACGATGTATAAGGTATTCACTGTTAAACCGTATTATGAGCCGCCTAATCCTAAGATGGATCCTAGCTATCTGATAGCGAATGATGATAATGCGTTGCATACTCGTGAGAAATCGCTAATGCAATTTATGCTGAATCGCGATGATTTACCAAGGGTACGCAATTTAGTTGCGGAAATTGCCAGTGGAATTCTCGATGATGCTAAAGGCAAGATTGAAATTGTGAACAGTTTTTGCCGGATGGTACCGGCGACGTTAGTTCAAAAATATTTTGGACTGACAGGCGCGAAGCGAGAAGATTTAATTGAATGGTCATACTGGAATCAATATGATACCTTTCATAATCAGCCATTCGACCTAGTCCCGACGGACATTTCGCAGCAGATTATCAATCGCCATAATGAGACTTCCAAGAAACTCGGTGACTATATCGTGATGCTGATTGCAAAGCGCTTGCCGGCGGTAAAACTCGAAAAATTGACGTTCTCGACGATTGTCCGGCTGGATGATGATATTGTCACTCGGATGCTGCGCACCAGTTTTGCTAAAACATTGGATTTTGACATCAAACAGTTAGGTATAAACGCCGGCGGCCTTCTGATCGGTGCAATCGAGACAACGTCGCAAGCTGTCGCTCAAGTGCTACAATATTTATTTCAGCATTCACAATGGTTGGCTATGGCCAAAGCCGCTGCACAAAAGGAGGATACTACCGAGTTCGATGGCATTGTGTGGGAAGCGCTGCGATTTGTACCAATCACGTCGTATTTATTCCGTACCACCGCTAGCGACTATATGGTGGGAGAGGGAACAGAATATAAGACGGTTTTACGCGCCAATACTTATGTATTGTTGGTGACGTTGTCTGCAATGTTCGATGAACGAGCATTCGAATCTCCAGATGAATTTATTCCGCAACGCAACTGGTATAACTACTTCCATTTTGGTTTTGGTGCTCATCAATGCCTAGGTCGTTATGTCGGTATGGTGATGATTCCGGAAATGGTGCGGCAGGTTTTGCTGAAGAAAGATATTGATCCTAAAGGCAATATAAAATATGACAAGAGTCCGTTCCCAGAAGTATATAATTTATCATGGATTGCAGCATAAATCTTAGGCTTTATGCGGTTCGAACAGTAACAAATAGGAAGTGAAATTTAATCTGTTGTATCGATTAATTTATTTTCTTTGTTGCCTGTAGAGTAGGGATGTTAAAGACAGTGTTCTATAGTTCAAGCTGTTTGTGATTACTGACTATAGAACACTGCCTACCTTCTAAAATTTTAGTAATTTGATTTCTCAGTAGCCGATCTGGCTTTATCGCTGCTTTCCTAGTCACCCGCTGATATTTGATGAAATGAAAAAAGAGGGTGCTACTTTGATTTATTAGGTCTTAGGTCTTCAAGGCTTTTTTAATGATTTCCTTATAATGAATTAACTGCTCCCGTGTGAGGAGAAATACCCCATGGCCACCGTGCTCAAATGCCAGCCAAGTAAAAGGGATTTCAGGTAATGTTTGGATAAGGATATCCTCGCTATTGCCTACCTCTACAATGAGGATACCTTGATCATGAAGATATTCAGAGGCTTGATGGAGGATCTGTAGCACGATATCTAGCCCGTTCTTATCAGCTTCTAAAGCTTGTCGAGGTTCATGATGGTATTCTTGAGGTAAGGTTGCCAGCTCTTCTGCACTCACATACGGCGGATTGCTAAGGATAAGATCATAGAATCGATTGTTTAGCCTCTCAAAAAGATTAGAAGGCATGGCTTGAACTCGGGATTCCAAACCATGATGTTGGATATTGATTTGGGCTACGGCGAGTGCGGATTCATGAATATCTACCGCATCTACTTGGGATTCGGGGAAGGCGTAAGCGGCTGCAATAGCAATACAGCCGCTACCGGTACCTAGATCTAGGAGCGTGCGAACTTGTTCAGGATCTATAAGGGAGTCAAAGCGATTTTTAATCAGCTCGGCAATGGGGGAGCGGGGGATTAGCACCCGCTCATCCACATAAAAGCTTAAATCCGCAAACCAAGCTTCATGGGTGAGATAAGGCGCTGGAATTCGTTCCTTAATTCGATGTTCTATTAGCGTTAGTACTTGCCGTTTTTCTACTTCAGTCAGTTGAGATGAGAAAAGTTCAGTCGGTAGATTGTGCTGGGGCAGATGAAGAGTGTGCAAGACTAGAGTCATGGCTTCATCCACAGCGTTATTCGTCCCATGGCCGAAAAAAAGCCCTGCTTCATTAAAGCGGCTAGCTCCCCAGCGAATGAAGTCGCTGAGCGTATGGAGCTGTTGAGTGAGAGTAGCTATATTCAAGGGATTTTAGTGTAAAGTGATTAAGGTTGAAACATCGGTAAAGTGGCCGGCAATTGCCGCTGCTGCTGCCATGGCTGGACTTACCAGATGGGTGCGGCCTCCTTGGCCTTGGCGGCCTTCAAAGTTGCGATTGGAGGTGGAAGCGCAACGCTCTCCGGATTCAAGGCGATCGGCGTTCATAGCTAAGCACATGGAGCAACCAGGTTCCCGCCATTCAAATCCGGCGGCTTTAAAAATTTCATCCAACCCTTCGGCTTCCGCTTGGCGTTTGACTAACCCAGATCCAGGTACAATAAGGGCTTGTTTGATATTTTTAGCGACTTTATGGCCAACGATCACCTTGGCAGCTTCTCGCAGATCTTCTATCCGGGCATTAGTGCAGGAGCCAATAAAAACCACATCGGGATAGATAGCACTGATGGGCGTATTGGCTTTAAGTCCCATGTATTCCAAGGCTCTTTCCATGCTATTTCGCTTGATAGGATCAGTTTCTTGCTGAGGGTCGGGCACTCGCCCATCTACAGCAGCGACCATTTCAGGAGAGGTGCCCCAGCTAACTTGAGGTTTTAGGTGGGCTACGTTGAGGGTAACAGTTTGATCAAAATGAGCGTCTGGATCACTTTTTAAGTTTCGCCAAACATTCACTGCCTGCTTCCAGTATTGAGGAGAAGGGGCAAAAGGTCGACCTTTGAGGTAATTAATGGTCACGTCATCTACTGCTACTAAACCCGATCGAGCTCCCGCTTCAATGGCCATATTACATAAAGTCATTCGTCCCTCCATGGATAAGAATCGGATTGTTTCCCCAGCAAATTCAATAGTATAGCCAGTACCCCCTGCAGTGCCGATCTGAGCAATAATGGCAAGAATTAGATCCTTGCTATAGACCCCAGAAGCTAATTTACCGTCCACCTGAATTAGCATATTCTTTGATTTTTTCTGGAGGAGGCACTGGGTGGCCAGTACATGCTCAACATCTGAAGTGCCGATACCAAAGGCTAGGGCACCAAAAGCCCCATGGGTAGCTGTGTGAGAGTCGCCACAAACCACCGTCATTCCTGGTAAAGTGGCACCTTGTTCTGGGCCGATAATATGGACGATACCTTGGCGAGGATCATTCATTTTAAACTGAGTCAGATCAAATTCTTGGCAATTTTGATCAAGCGTTTCTACTTGAGTACGGGAAATAGGATCTGCAATCCCTTGATCGCGATGGGTAGTAGGTACGTTGTGATCCGACACCGCAAGATTAGCGTCTTTTCGCCAAGGTTTACGGTCCGCAAGCCGTAGCCCTTCAAAAGCTTGGGGTGAGGTGACTTCATGGAGTAGATGCCGATCGATATAGAGTAAAGTGGTACCACTGGAATCGGTATGGATGACATGGGAATTCCAGAGTTTGTCGTATAGAGTATTTCCAGCCATGCTGACCTCTTAGGGGTTAGAGTTATAAGGATATTTTACCTGTTTTTTCTGAATCTAGGAGCGTATGTTTTTAAACTGGTACGATTTATTGATGTTATCGAATCTAACTGTCATTGATAGAATACGCTCCCAATCTATTTGTTGTACCGATCCCGTTACTTGAAATCCAAGCTTGCGATAGACTGCAATGGCGCTAGCATTAGCGAGATAAGGATCAACGGCAATGACAGGAACAGCAATGGCGAAAAGTTCTATATGGAAACAACTGGTTATTCTCAATCTACTCTAGGCGGTTTAAATCGTACCCTCTCCGTAGCACCGATGATGGACTGGACGGATCGTCATTGCCGTTATCTGCTGCGTTTAATTTCCCAGCAGGTATTACTTTATACTGAGATGGTTACTACAGGGGCGCTGATCCATGGAGATCGGGATCGGCTTCTAGCTTACGATAATGCTGAGCATCCTCTAGCTTTACAGCTAGGAGGTAGCGATCCAAAGGAGCTAGATCAATGTGCGCAAATGGCCGTAGACTATGGATTTGATGAGGTCAATCTTAATGTGGGCTGCCCTAGCGATCGAGTGCAGTTTGGCCGTTTTGGCGTTTGCTTGATGAAAACTCCTGGGTTAGTCGCTGAGTGTGTTGCGGCAATGAGTCGAGCTGCTTCAATTCCAGTAACAGTTAAGAGCCGAATTGGGGTTGATGAGCAGGACTCTTATGAGTTGTTATGCCAGTTCATCGATAAGGTAAGGCAGGCAGGCTGTAAGACTTTTATTATCCATGCTCGTAAGGCTTGGCTTCAAGGGTTAAGCCCTAAAGAAAATCGGGAAATCCCGCCTTTACGTTATGAGTTGGTGCGGGCGATTAAACAGGATTTTCCCAACTTAGAGGTGGTGATTAATGGCGGTATTACGACCTTGGAAGAGGTTCAGGGGCATTTAAAATGGGTGGATGGGGTGATGATTGGTCGAGAAGTTTATCATAACCCTTATTTGCTAGCTAACGTAGATCAGTGGTTTTATGGAGATTTTCATCCGCTACCAACCCGCTATGAGATTGTGATGGCTTTTTTATCTTATATAGAACGGCAGCTAATGAGTAATACCCCTTTAAGTGTGATGATTCGTCCTATGCTAGGGTTATTTCAGAGGCAGCCTGGTGCGAAAATTTGGCGTCGTTATTTAAGTGAAAATGCGCATCATTCTGGATCTGGGGTCAAGGTTATTCGCGAGGCTTTGCGGCTAGTATCAGGGGTTTTGTAAGCTAATGCTAACGTTTTAATATGATCTGTATATCAGGTATATTTATTGAATAACACTGTTTAAATATCACTGGGGCTTACCCTAAATGGAGTGCTGTAGTGCTTAGAAGTGAATTAGGATACCAGTCTGAGCTGGTGAATACGATGGTATTAGGTAGTCTGCCGTTATTTCACATAGGGATAGCAATAACGGTCTTGATTACGTTGGCTTTTTTGATTGCACATATAAAAGGATTCATTCTTTTATTAGATGTAGATAATCAGTCGATATTATTTATGTCAGTAATAATAATGGTGCTTGTTGCTTTAGTTTGCCTACCACTGTCTTGGTGGACTGTATTTGTTACCGCATTTTTGCCATTTTTCTTGATAAAATCGATAAAAAAATAACCCATATACAGTGGTATCGAGGGAGGCACGGAAGCCCATGCCCATAAGGTTGCAAAGCAAAATAATGGCGCAACGGGTATAGAATATAAGAGAAAATGACCATATCATCAGAGTAATTAGGCTAGATTTTATTAGCCACAAACTTTCATCTACTCTTTTGATGAAGATTGAGCAAGCTGTAGCCGCTGGCCTTCATAAATTTGATGTTTATCGGTAATTTTATTGGTTTTTAATAAAGCCTGTAAAGCAACGCCAAAGCGATGGGCGATACTAGAAAGGGTATCTCCTCGTTGCACGATATAATCTTTGGCTATAGGCTGAGGTATGGATAGGGGTAGCCGCAGGCGCTGACCTGCCCGGATATTCTGAAGGTTGGATAGCCCATTAAATTCGGCAAGTTCTTGGATTTTAATGCTATAGTGATTAGCAATACCCGATAGTGTTTCTCCTCGTTGGACTTGATGAAACTGATCAGGTACTTGTTTATCAAATTGCTCCCAAGGTGCTAGATAGGCTATGGTTTTGGTGCCACGACAGGTAGGTGTACAGGGGATTCTTAATTTGTAGCCTTGGGGTACATATTTTTTACCCTCCCAGATGGCTGAAAGTAGCGCTGGATTATGCTTTTTTAGCGTAGCATGATCGATCTTTAGCGCTCGCTGTAAAGAATTTATAGAAACAAAACTTTTAAGCTCTATAACCTCATTTTTTTGGGGCGGATTGAGGGGTAAAGATCCAAAATAGTGTTTTGCCTTAGCATCTACTTCTAAGGCAGCAAGAAAAGCTACATAGTAATTACGCGAGGCAAAGCCGAAAATGGGGCTTTTATAACGTTTCCGAATGGCCACAATATCTGAGGTGCCTACTCGTCCTTTAGCTTGGATCATTCCGGATATACCATGATTGTAAGCGGTAATAGCCAAAGGCCAAGTACCTACAATCTCATAATTATGCTTGAGTAGTTGTGCCGCTCCTATTGTGGCTTGGAAGGGGTCTAACCGTTCATCTACTAGGTGATCAACCCGTAGAAATTTCTGCCCAGTGGGGCGGGTAAATTGCCATAATCCTGCCGCTCCAGCATGGGAATAAGCCGCTGGGTTAAATGAAGACTCAACATGGGGTATAGCCACCAGCTCTCGGGGTAGATTGAGAGAATCTAAAGTTTTAAAAATAAAAGGTTTATAGGCACTAGCGCGAATGAGTCCTTCGCGAAATCGGTTGGATTGCCCTCGCTGAAAACGAATCTCGTCAGCTGCAGCCTGCAAATCTTTATTACTGATACCTCGGGGCCAAAGGGCTAATACTCGCTGTTCTTCTTTAGTGAGATTTTTCCTTTTACCATCAGCCAACTGCAGCAATATTTCTTGATAGTGCTGCTTTCGATTCTTAATAGCTTGCTGATCCGATTTGCTGGGCAAATTGAGAGTCTCATAAATTACGTTTAGGTGCTCTTTATCATGGATAAATCCATGGCTATCATCAATCTCAGTATATACTCGGATCCAGAAATGGACATCTTGCTCAATCTCTGGTGGCCGGGGAAATAAATTTTGTGACTGGGATAACACTGGGGTGGCTAAAGAGAACAAGAGGCTAGTGAGGATTACGGTAAAATAGTAGGGCATAATCTCTGCTCAGGTGCTTGTTGATATTCTTGGTTATTATTCGGCTGCACTCGCGATAAATTGAGAGGCAATAGTAAAGAGGGTAAAAAATGGATGAGAAATCAACTCTCTACAGCAAAACATTTTTAGGAAAATATGGATTAATATCATTAATCATGTTTTTGTGATTAAACCCGGCTGAATCCTCGTGGCTAGAGTAAATCTAGTTAACATTTTTATTCTATAAGAGATGCCTTCAAAATAATAGCTATTGCATAAATGGATGGGTAGTGGTGATGGGTACAATCTGTTTTGGTAATAGACACAATGCTGGTAAAAGAAATTTATGCACGTTTCAAGCGTAGATGAAAAATTATCCGTGTTAGATCCTTCCTCAGCTAGTCTACAAAAGCTTCTAGATGAAGTAGGTCAGCGATTAGCTTTGTTTGTAGATACTATAGATTATAGATCAACAGCCAGTTCAAGCCACTGAGATTTTTGATTCTGAAGCTGCTTGGCTGCAAGAGTCAGTGCCAGAGGAGCCAAGTTCGTCTGATGAGTTATTGGATTTTCTCTTCAAAAAAGTGATTCCAGCAGCTTTTAACCCCGCCAGCCCTAGCTATCTGGCTTATATTCCTGGAGGAGGATTATTTTCTTCTGCCCTTGGAGAGCTGATTGCAGCTACTGTTAATCGTTACACGGGTATGTGGGCAGCGGCACCTGCTGCCGTTGAGCTTGAAACCCAAGTTTTACGATGGCTAGCGGAGTTAATGGGGTTACCCCAAGGATCATTAGGGCTTTTAACCTCTGGAGCTTCTATGTCAACCTTGATTGCCTTAGTGGCTGCAAGGGAGAAGTACTTAGGAGATGAGATCCTGAAAGGCACAGTTTATTACTCCAGTGAAGTGCACTATGCGGTGGCTAAGGCTGCTCGGGTAGCGGGTATTCCTGAGCGGAATTTACGCCCAATTCCGGTTGATTCCCAGTTTCGTCTACGGATAGATCTTTTAGCACAAGCTGTGCATCAGGATCGAGACTGTGATCTAGTACCATTTTTTGTTTGCGGTACAGCGGGGACGGTAAGCACGGGCGCTATTGATCCCCTAATTGAAATTGCTGAGGTGGCGATAAATCATGATCTTTGGTTTCATGTCGATGGCGCTTATGGCGCTGCATTTCGATTAGTACCTGAACTGCAGCCTTTATTTACGGGGATGGAGCTAGCAGATTCTTTAGCAATTGATCCCTATAAAGGTTTTTTCTTGGCTTATGGTACTGGAGCTTTGCTGGTACGGGATATGTCAAATTTACGTCGAGCTTTTGGAACTTCCCCAGCTGCTTATTTACCTGAGCTACAAGCTAATGAGGATCAGTTAGATTTTCGGGAATTTTCCCCAGAACTTTCCCGAGAATGGCGTGGTTTACGTCTATGGTTACCCTTTAAGCTTCATGGGGTAACAGCTTTTCGGCAAGCATTAGCCGACTGGAACTGAAATCGATGGCTACTATTTTTTAAGAATTTGTATCCTGCATTTATGCACCCATGAATCCTTGGTAAATGAAGGTCTTGATCTTATTGTGCATGCACTGGCAGAGGCAAGAAGTAGACCTTAAGTTTGCTAGGTTGAGGCTAGGGAATAAGCAGTATATCTCCTTGATTAATACGATCATCTTTAATTCCATTCGCTAACCGTAACTCATTTAAGCTTACGTTATATTGCTGAGCTAGCCCTGATAGGGTGTCTCCAAGGGTAATAATGTGACGACGTTGAGCCAATAGGGTATTGGGTAAGGGATTGCTATAGAAGTAACGGCGAATACCTTCCATCATAGCGGTAGCTAATGCTAGTTGCTGCGCCTGATTGTTGAGTTTTTTCTCTTCATGGGGGTTGGAGATAAAAGCAGTTTCTACTAATACCGAAGGAATATCAGGGGATTTTAGGACGGCGAAGCCGGCGTATTGCACGTTTTGATTGTGAATTTCACCTATTTCTTGCAAATGAGTCAGGATGTTATCGGCAACTTCTAAGCTGGATCTTCGGGTTGAAGTTTGAGATAAATCTAATAAAACTTGGGCTACTTGGTTATCTTTACTACTTAAGCGTACACCACCGATAAGATCTGATTTATTTTCCTTTTCTGCTAGATAGCGTGCTGCCGTACTACTGGCTCCTTTTTCCGAAAGAATATAAACGGAAGCGCCTCGAGCCTTGGGATGAGTGACGGCATCCGCGTGTATAGAGATAAACAAATCTGCTTTATGCTGCCGAGCTTTTTTAATGCGATCCCCTAAGCTGACATAGTAATCACCGCTACGAATCATGACCGGGCGCATCCCCGGCTCCAGTGCTACCAACTGGGCTAATTTTTGTGCGATCGCTAACACTACGTCTTTTTCCCGTGTTTTTTTGGGACCAATAGCCCCTGGATCTTGGCCACCATGACCTGGGTCGATGGCAATAAT includes the following:
- a CDS encoding cytochrome P450, whose translation is MPFFKELRANRPILVTPDCTLVTRFDDVREILTMYKVFTVKPYYEPPNPKMDPSYLIANDDNALHTREKSLMQFMLNRDDLPRVRNLVAEIASGILDDAKGKIEIVNSFCRMVPATLVQKYFGLTGAKREDLIEWSYWNQYDTFHNQPFDLVPTDISQQIINRHNETSKKLGDYIVMLIAKRLPAVKLEKLTFSTIVRLDDDIVTRMLRTSFAKTLDFDIKQLGINAGGLLIGAIETTSQAVAQVLQYLFQHSQWLAMAKAAAQKEDTTEFDGIVWEALRFVPITSYLFRTTASDYMVGEGTEYKTVLRANTYVLLVTLSAMFDERAFESPDEFIPQRNWYNYFHFGFGAHQCLGRYVGMVMIPEMVRQVLLKKDIDPKGNIKYDKSPFPEVYNLSWIAA
- the prmB gene encoding 50S ribosomal protein L3 N(5)-glutamine methyltransferase → MNIATLTQQLHTLSDFIRWGASRFNEAGLFFGHGTNNAVDEAMTLVLHTLHLPQHNLPTELFSSQLTEVEKRQVLTLIEHRIKERIPAPYLTHEAWFADLSFYVDERVLIPRSPIAELIKNRFDSLIDPEQVRTLLDLGTGSGCIAIAAAYAFPESQVDAVDIHESALAVAQINIQHHGLESRVQAMPSNLFERLNNRFYDLILSNPPYVSAEELATLPQEYHHEPRQALEADKNGLDIVLQILHQASEYLHDQGILIVEVGNSEDILIQTLPEIPFTWLAFEHGGHGVFLLTREQLIHYKEIIKKALKT
- the leuC gene encoding 3-isopropylmalate dehydratase large subunit; translation: MAGNTLYDKLWNSHVIHTDSSGTTLLYIDRHLLHEVTSPQAFEGLRLADRKPWRKDANLAVSDHNVPTTHRDQGIADPISRTQVETLDQNCQEFDLTQFKMNDPRQGIVHIIGPEQGATLPGMTVVCGDSHTATHGAFGALAFGIGTSDVEHVLATQCLLQKKSKNMLIQVDGKLASGVYSKDLILAIIAQIGTAGGTGYTIEFAGETIRFLSMEGRMTLCNMAIEAGARSGLVAVDDVTINYLKGRPFAPSPQYWKQAVNVWRNLKSDPDAHFDQTVTLNVAHLKPQVSWGTSPEMVAAVDGRVPDPQQETDPIKRNSMERALEYMGLKANTPISAIYPDVVFIGSCTNARIEDLREAAKVIVGHKVAKNIKQALIVPGSGLVKRQAEAEGLDEIFKAAGFEWREPGCSMCLAMNADRLESGERCASTSNRNFEGRQGQGGRTHLVSPAMAAAAAIAGHFTDVSTLITLH
- a CDS encoding N-acetyltransferase, which codes for MRITSCFHIELFAIAVPVIAVDPYLANASAIAVYRKLGFQVTGSVQQIDWERILSMTVRFDNINKSYQFKNIRS
- the dusA gene encoding tRNA dihydrouridine(20/20a) synthase DusA, which codes for METTGYSQSTLGGLNRTLSVAPMMDWTDRHCRYLLRLISQQVLLYTEMVTTGALIHGDRDRLLAYDNAEHPLALQLGGSDPKELDQCAQMAVDYGFDEVNLNVGCPSDRVQFGRFGVCLMKTPGLVAECVAAMSRAASIPVTVKSRIGVDEQDSYELLCQFIDKVRQAGCKTFIIHARKAWLQGLSPKENREIPPLRYELVRAIKQDFPNLEVVINGGITTLEEVQGHLKWVDGVMIGREVYHNPYLLANVDQWFYGDFHPLPTRYEIVMAFLSYIERQLMSNTPLSVMIRPMLGLFQRQPGAKIWRRYLSENAHHSGSGVKVIREALRLVSGVL
- a CDS encoding lytic transglycosylase domain-containing protein, translated to MPYYFTVILTSLLFSLATPVLSQSQNLFPRPPEIEQDVHFWIRVYTEIDDSHGFIHDKEHLNVIYETLNLPSKSDQQAIKNRKQHYQEILLQLADGKRKNLTKEEQRVLALWPRGISNKDLQAAADEIRFQRGQSNRFREGLIRASAYKPFIFKTLDSLNLPRELVAIPHVESSFNPAAYSHAGAAGLWQFTRPTGQKFLRVDHLVDERLDPFQATIGAAQLLKHNYEIVGTWPLAITAYNHGISGMIQAKGRVGTSDIVAIRKRYKSPIFGFASRNYYVAFLAALEVDAKAKHYFGSLPLNPPQKNEVIELKSFVSINSLQRALKIDHATLKKHNPALLSAIWEGKKYVPQGYKLRIPCTPTCRGTKTIAYLAPWEQFDKQVPDQFHQVQRGETLSGIANHYSIKIQELAEFNGLSNLQNIRAGQRLRLPLSIPQPIAKDYIVQRGDTLSSIAHRFGVALQALLKTNKITDKHQIYEGQRLQLAQSSSKE
- a CDS encoding pyridoxal phosphate-dependent decarboxylase family protein, coding for MPEEPSSSDELLDFLFKKVIPAAFNPASPSYLAYIPGGGLFSSALGELIAATVNRYTGMWAAAPAAVELETQVLRWLAELMGLPQGSLGLLTSGASMSTLIALVAAREKYLGDEILKGTVYYSSEVHYAVAKAARVAGIPERNLRPIPVDSQFRLRIDLLAQAVHQDRDCDLVPFFVCGTAGTVSTGAIDPLIEIAEVAINHDLWFHVDGAYGAAFRLVPELQPLFTGMELADSLAIDPYKGFFLAYGTGALLVRDMSNLRRAFGTSPAAYLPELQANEDQLDFREFSPELSREWRGLRLWLPFKLHGVTAFRQALADWN